The Penaeus chinensis breed Huanghai No. 1 chromosome 21, ASM1920278v2, whole genome shotgun sequence genome has a window encoding:
- the LOC125036669 gene encoding BTB/POZ domain-containing protein 10-like isoform X7, with protein sequence MMASGKDRRGYEHESSSDTDNPDSDDRRPRPYRNRFGYSSSPKPKSCLVQRGENGGAVTLGHLAHGGPSMHQRNHHHESAIPKMTHQHRPGRVRSSRGVVKRGSLGHSSSHEDSSPHASPHPSPLICGNSRPVAQPPATHQCQHMKEFGPPPSSDDRITLVVEGTRFIVDPAIFTAHPNTMLGRMFSSGLEFTHPNERGEYEVAEGFSSAVFRAVLDYYKTGVVRCPPSVSVQELREACDYLLIPFDANTIKCQNLRGLLHELSNEGARQQFEVFLEEHILPLMVLAAQRGDRECHIVILLDDDTVEWDDDYPPQMGEEYSQTVCSTAMYRFFKYIENRDVAKQVLKERGLKKIRLGIEGYPTYKEKIKKRPGGRAEVIYNYVQRPFIRMSWEKEEAKSRHVDFQCVKSKSVTDLAEATADPALDRVVTLDPPPVAMGQEAPPEQLPPLEGAVGGGEGHQDEGAIGGAVGGAVVGGHAPPQPANEPYPEVSGGHEEVA encoded by the exons GTACAGCTCGTCGCCCAAGCCCAAGTCATGTCTAGTGCAGCGCGGGGAGAACGGCGGGGCGGTGACGCTGGGCCACCTCGCGCACGGCGGCCCCTCCATGCACCAGCGCAACCACCACCACGAGTCCGCCATACCCAAGATGACGCACCAGCACCGACCTGG CAGAGTGAGGAGCAGCCGGGGCGTGGTGAAGCGAGGGTCCCTCGGCCACTCCTCGTCCCATGAGGACTCCTCCCCGCACGCCTCCCCGCATCCTTCGCCGCTCATCTGCGGGAACTCGAGACCTGTTGCTCAG CCGCCTGCCACACACCAGTGCCAACATATGAAGGAGTTTGGTCCTCCGCCGTCCAGCGATGACCGCATCACCCTGGTGGTGGAGGGCACGCGGTTCATCGTCGACCCTGCCATCTTCACGGCCCACCCCAATACCATGCTAGGGAG GATGTTTTCATCTGGTCTCGAATTCACTCATCCCAATGAGAGGGGTGAATATGAAGTAGCCGAAGGGTTTTCTTCTGCAGTGTTCCGTGCAGTGTTAGACTATTACAAGACAGGTGTTGTCCGTTGTCCGCCATCCGTGAGTGTGCAAGAGCTTCGGGAAGCATGTGACTACCTTCTCATTCCCTTTGATGCAAACACCATCAAATGCCAGAATTTGC GTGGACTGCTACACGAGTTGAGTAATGAAGGTGCACGACAACAGTTCGAAGTGTTCCTAGAGGAGCACATCCTGCCGCTGATGGTCCTTGCTGCCCAGCGTGGTGACCGCGAGTGCCACATCGTGATCCTGCTCGACGACGACACAGTGGAATGGGATGATGACTACCCTCCGCAAATGGGAGAAGAATATAGTCAGA CGGTTTGCTCGACAGCTATGTATCGATTTTTCAAATACATTGAGAATAGAGATGTTGCCAAGCAAGTCCTGAAGGAGAGAGGACTGAAGAAAATTCGGCTGGGTATTGAAGGTTACCCAACGTATaaggaaaagattaagaaaagaccAG GTGGCAGGGCTGAAGTTATCTACAACTATGTGCAACGACCATTTATCCGAATGtcatgggagaaggaagaggccaAGAGTAGACATGTGGACTTTCAG TGTGTGAAAAGCAAATCTGTAACAGACCTAGCAGAAGCCACGGCTGACCCAGCCCTGGACCGCGTGGTGACCCTCGACCCGCCCCCTGTGGCCATGGGACAGGAGGCCCCCCCTGAACAGTTACCACCCCTCGAGGGAGCtgtaggtggaggggaagggcatCAGGATGAAGGGGCCATaggtggagctgtgggaggggCTGTGGTAGGAGGCCATGCACCACCTCAACCAGCCAACGAACCATATCCTGAG GTGAGCGGAGGCCATGAGGAGGTAGCCTGA